One genomic window of Salvia miltiorrhiza cultivar Shanhuang (shh) chromosome 4, IMPLAD_Smil_shh, whole genome shotgun sequence includes the following:
- the LOC131023260 gene encoding uncharacterized protein LOC131023260 — protein sequence MDPEEIVKRVAELKLSSEAKDKRVTLTASDAVDGKSRARKIILGKIFSERLVNREALRENLPSVFRPRGTMEKELVGRNIFAATFDLESDREHILTEGPWHYFNELMILQETDTKSTAANAEFDKITLWVQLHNMPITCMEASVVRRIGEQIGRVIEVDCGAGGMCLGRYARVKISRSIHEPLTRCVPLVVEGEEEDNLILVLYERLPDQFCYACGKLGHYLKSCSLGEKEKKKAKFGPWLRAGCGVDYRKQANPKPQARSQAGNPLLVARANVNGPRPLPPSG from the coding sequence ATGGATCCAGAGGAAATAGTGAAGAGGGTCGCGGAGTTAAAACTCTCGTCTGAAGCGAAAGACAAGCGGGTTACACTCACCGCTTCCGATGCAGTAGACGGTAAATCAAGGGCAAGGAAAATCATTTTGGGCAAAATCTTCTCAGAAAGGTTGGTGAATCGAGAGGCCCTGCGAGAAAACCTCCCCTCTGTTTTCCGACCCAGAGGCACCATGGAGAAAGAACTGGTGGGTCGAAATATCTTTGCTGCAACCTTCGATCTGGAATCAGACAGGGAACACATTCTTACCGAGGGTCCATGGCATTATTTCAATGAACTGATGATTCTTCAAGAAACGGATACCAAAAGCACAGCTGCCAATGCAGAATTCGACAAAATCACTCTATGGGTACAGCTACACAATATGCCTATCACGTGTATGGAGGCAAGTGTGGTTAGAAGAATTGGAGAACAGATTGGTCGCGTGATCGAAGTGGATTGTGGAGCAGGAGGGATGTGTCTGGGAAGATATGCGCGGGTGAAAATTTCTAGATCTATCCATGAGCCATTAACACGATGTGTACCCCTTGTCGTGGAAGGTGAAGAAGAAGACAACTTAATATTAGTCCTTTATGAACGTCTGCCTGACCAGTTTTGCTACGCTTGTGGAAAGCTTGGCCACTATCTTAAATCTTGCTCACTTggagagaaggagaagaagaaagcAAAGTTTGGGCCGTGGCTGCGAGCAGGCTGTGGTGTTGACTACAGGAAACAGGCGAACCCCAAACCACAAGCTCGATCCCAGGCTGGAAACCCCCTACTGGTCGCGAGGGCCAATGTAAACGGACCCAGACCCCTCCCCCCCTCGGGATAA